A window of Cheilinus undulatus linkage group 1, ASM1832078v1, whole genome shotgun sequence contains these coding sequences:
- the LOC121519734 gene encoding histone H4: MSGRGKGGKGLGKGGAKRHRKVLRDNIQGITKPAIRRLARRGGVKRISGLIYEETRGVLKVFLENVIRDAVTYTEHAKRKTVTAMDVVYALKRQGRTLYGFGG; this comes from the coding sequence ATGTCCGGAAGAGGAAAGGGAGGAAAAGGACTCGGTAAAGGAGGCGCCAAGCGTCACCGTAAAGTTCTCCGTGATAACATCCAGGGAATCACCAAGCCCGCTATCCGCCGTCTGGCTCGCCGCGGTGGAGTCAAGCGGATCTCTGGTCTCATCTACGAGGAGACCCGCGGTGTGTTGAAGGTCTTCCTGGAGAACGTCATCCGTGATGCCGTCACCTACACCGAGCACGCCAAGAGGAAGACTGTCACCGCCATGGATGTGGTCTACGCTCTCAAGAGACAGGGACGCACTCTCTACGGATTCGGAGGTTAA